From the genome of Argentina anserina chromosome 4, drPotAnse1.1, whole genome shotgun sequence, one region includes:
- the LOC126790438 gene encoding uncharacterized protein LOC126790438 isoform X2 has translation MQSSFFGMAAKFHCTTPLVVYKQRPALLRSPGNFIFKCFNRNPVHSLVIQVTSTVSTRWDFLKCNNISWRWVSQIVSLYLFFLNIVAGAQAYDYSAPVYACEDVNSYYANVGNLVGKSLKRKLNSIIGKHQSLSYREVWNALKILDASDVDNPEASSGIVEIYSLKVVPKSLAGKPEGWNREHLWPRSYGLKNGPSLTDIHNIRPADVNVNSSRGNKYYGECIVTSAKCLKPANKEAALDTETDKSRWAPPKQRRYCKGTDVHGSMLWVSPTRWRSSSSPLRFSKNFKE, from the exons ATGCAGTCTTCTTTCTTCGGTATGGCCGCCAAATTCCATTGCACAACACCATTGGTTGTCTATAAGCAGAGACCCGCCTTGCTCCGGAGCCCCGGGAACTTCATATTCAAGTGCTTTAATCGAAACCCAGTTCATAGTTTGGTCATCCAAGTCACCTCCACCGTTTCTACAAG ATGGGATTTCCTAAAGTGCAATAACATCTCTTGGAGATGGGTTTCTCAGATTGTCTCGTTATACTTGTTCTTTCTCAACATTGTTGCTGGTGCTCAGGCCTATGATTACTCAGCTCCTGTTTATGCTTGTGAAGATGTTAACAGTTACTATGCCAATGTGGGGAATTTAGTGGGTAAATCACTCAAGAGGAAACTGAATTCTATTATTGGCAAGCATCAATCTTTATCTTACAGAgag GTGTGGAATGCTCTTAAGATTCTAGATGCTTCGGATGTTGACAACCCAGAAGCTTCATCAGGGAT AGTTGAAATCTACTCGCTGAAGGTTGTACCAAAGTCATTAGCAGGAAAGCCTGAAGGATGGAATA GAGAGCACTTATGGCCACGATCTTATGGTTTGAAAAATGGTCCATCCCTGACTGATATACACAACATTCGTCCTGCAGATGTGAATG ttaATTCCTCCAGGGGGAACAAATACTATGGAGAATGCATTGTCACTTCAGCTAAATGTTTGAAGCCAGCAAACAAAGAAGCTGCTTTGGACACAGAAACTGATAAGAGTAGATGGGCACCACCTAAACAG AGGAGATATTGCAAGGGCACTGATGTACATGGCAGTATGTTATGGGTATCACCAACCAGATGGAGGTCCAGTTCTTCACCTCTCAGATTCTCCAAAAATTT CAAAGAGTGA
- the LOC126790438 gene encoding uncharacterized protein LOC126790438 isoform X1: MQSSFFGMAAKFHCTTPLVVYKQRPALLRSPGNFIFKCFNRNPVHSLVIQVTSTVSTRWDFLKCNNISWRWVSQIVSLYLFFLNIVAGAQAYDYSAPVYACEDVNSYYANVGNLVGKSLKRKLNSIIGKHQSLSYREVWNALKILDASDVDNPEASSGIVEIYSLKVVPKSLAGKPEGWNREHLWPRSYGLKNGPSLTDIHNIRPADVNVNSSRGNKYYGECIVTSAKCLKPANKEAALDTETDKSRWAPPKQHRGDIARALMYMAVCYGYHQPDGGPVLHLSDSPKISKSEMGLLSTLLKWNEIDPPSREEKLRNDRVCKFYQHNRNPFVDHPEYATLIWKEHILSHDSFHHFPRSH; encoded by the exons ATGCAGTCTTCTTTCTTCGGTATGGCCGCCAAATTCCATTGCACAACACCATTGGTTGTCTATAAGCAGAGACCCGCCTTGCTCCGGAGCCCCGGGAACTTCATATTCAAGTGCTTTAATCGAAACCCAGTTCATAGTTTGGTCATCCAAGTCACCTCCACCGTTTCTACAAG ATGGGATTTCCTAAAGTGCAATAACATCTCTTGGAGATGGGTTTCTCAGATTGTCTCGTTATACTTGTTCTTTCTCAACATTGTTGCTGGTGCTCAGGCCTATGATTACTCAGCTCCTGTTTATGCTTGTGAAGATGTTAACAGTTACTATGCCAATGTGGGGAATTTAGTGGGTAAATCACTCAAGAGGAAACTGAATTCTATTATTGGCAAGCATCAATCTTTATCTTACAGAgag GTGTGGAATGCTCTTAAGATTCTAGATGCTTCGGATGTTGACAACCCAGAAGCTTCATCAGGGAT AGTTGAAATCTACTCGCTGAAGGTTGTACCAAAGTCATTAGCAGGAAAGCCTGAAGGATGGAATA GAGAGCACTTATGGCCACGATCTTATGGTTTGAAAAATGGTCCATCCCTGACTGATATACACAACATTCGTCCTGCAGATGTGAATG ttaATTCCTCCAGGGGGAACAAATACTATGGAGAATGCATTGTCACTTCAGCTAAATGTTTGAAGCCAGCAAACAAAGAAGCTGCTTTGGACACAGAAACTGATAAGAGTAGATGGGCACCACCTAAACAG CATAGAGGAGATATTGCAAGGGCACTGATGTACATGGCAGTATGTTATGGGTATCACCAACCAGATGGAGGTCCAGTTCTTCACCTCTCAGATTCTCCAAAAATTT CAAAGAGTGAGATGGGACTGCTTTCTACGTTGTTAAAGTGGAATGAGATTGATCCCCCTTCAAGAGAGGAGAAATTGAGAAATGACAGGGTATGCAAATTCTATCAACACAACAGAAATCCTTTTGTTGATCATCCAGAATATGCCACTCTTATATGGAAAGAACATATCTTGAGCCACGATAGCTTCCATCATTTTCCTAGAAGCCATTGA